A part of Amycolatopsis lurida genomic DNA contains:
- a CDS encoding cation:proton antiporter: MDHTALSLIELGAVFFGLGALGRLAGKIGMSPIPLYLIGGLCFGQGGLIPLGDIGDFTHLASEIGVVLLLLLLGLEYSAAELFTGLKRSWVAGVVDIVLNAAPGAIVALILGWGPIGALVMAGVTYISSSGIIAKVLGDLGRLGNRETPVVLSILVFEDLVMALYLPILTAVLGGVSFLGGLKAVGISLMVITVVLVIALKFGRYVSAAVDSPDREVFLLKVLGAALLVAGVASAMQVSAAVGAFLLGIAISGSTAENATHMLEPLRDLFAAVFFVVFGLNTNPASIPPVLGWAVVLAVATTLTKVGTGWWAARRQGIGKMGRARAGAALVARGEFSIVIAGLAVAAGAVTGELAALATAYVLLMAILGPTAARIVEPVARALQRKPFGSKTAASQTG; encoded by the coding sequence ATGGATCACACCGCACTGTCCTTGATCGAACTCGGGGCGGTCTTCTTCGGGCTGGGCGCGTTGGGCCGCCTCGCGGGGAAGATCGGGATGTCCCCGATCCCGCTGTACCTGATCGGTGGCCTGTGCTTCGGGCAGGGCGGGCTGATCCCGCTCGGCGACATCGGCGACTTCACCCATCTCGCCAGCGAGATCGGTGTCGTCCTGCTGCTGCTCCTGCTGGGCCTGGAGTACTCGGCGGCCGAGCTGTTCACCGGGCTGAAACGCTCGTGGGTGGCGGGCGTCGTGGACATCGTGCTGAACGCCGCACCGGGCGCGATCGTCGCGCTCATCCTCGGCTGGGGGCCGATCGGCGCGCTCGTCATGGCGGGCGTCACCTACATCTCGTCGTCCGGGATCATCGCGAAGGTGCTCGGCGACCTCGGCAGGCTCGGTAACCGGGAAACGCCGGTGGTGCTGTCGATCCTGGTGTTCGAAGACCTGGTGATGGCGCTGTACCTGCCGATCCTCACCGCGGTGCTCGGCGGAGTGAGCTTCCTCGGCGGCCTGAAGGCCGTGGGGATCTCGCTGATGGTCATCACCGTGGTCCTGGTGATCGCGCTGAAGTTCGGCCGGTACGTCTCCGCGGCGGTGGACAGCCCGGACCGCGAGGTGTTCCTCCTCAAGGTCCTCGGCGCGGCATTGCTGGTCGCCGGCGTGGCTTCGGCGATGCAGGTTTCGGCCGCGGTCGGCGCGTTCCTGCTCGGCATCGCGATCTCGGGTTCGACGGCGGAGAACGCGACGCACATGCTCGAACCGCTGCGGGATCTCTTCGCGGCCGTGTTCTTCGTCGTGTTCGGGCTCAACACGAACCCCGCGTCGATCCCGCCCGTGCTCGGCTGGGCGGTCGTCCTGGCGGTCGCCACCACGCTCACGAAGGTCGGCACCGGCTGGTGGGCCGCACGCAGACAGGGCATCGGGAAGATGGGCCGGGCCCGTGCCGGAGCCGCGTTGGTCGCGCGCGGCGAGTTCTCGATCGTCATCGCCGGGCTGGCGGTGGCGGCGGGAGCGGTGACCGGCGAACTCGCCGCACTCGCGACGGCGTACGTCCTCCTGATGGCGATCCTCGGCCCGACGGCCGCGCGGATCGTCGAACCGGTGGCCCGCGCGCTGCAGCGTAAGCCCT
- a CDS encoding cation:proton antiporter regulatory subunit has protein sequence MNVEVTPLPGIGVRKDFATRNGRRVGVVTHRDGHVELIVSKTDDPDACLASLPLTTDEAGALANLLGAPQLVAQLTEEHRDLPGINTKQLPIKASSPFDGRTLGDTAMRSRTSVSVVAVMRAGQVHPSPTPDFNLTAGDVLVAVGTSEGLEAAVKILKYG, from the coding sequence GTGAACGTCGAAGTGACCCCGCTCCCCGGAATTGGCGTCCGCAAGGACTTCGCCACCCGCAACGGCCGCCGCGTGGGCGTGGTGACCCATCGCGACGGACACGTCGAGCTGATCGTGTCCAAAACGGACGATCCCGACGCCTGCCTGGCCTCACTTCCGCTCACCACCGACGAAGCGGGCGCGCTGGCGAACCTGCTCGGCGCGCCCCAGCTGGTCGCCCAGCTCACCGAAGAGCACCGGGACCTGCCCGGCATCAACACCAAGCAGCTGCCGATCAAGGCGTCGTCGCCGTTCGACGGCCGGACGCTGGGCGACACCGCCATGCGGTCGCGCACGAGCGTCTCGGTCGTCGCGGTGATGCGGGCCGGGCAGGTCCACCCCTCCCCCACGCCGGACTTCAACCTCACCGCGGGCGACGTCCTCGTCGCGGTCGGCACCTCGGAAGGTCTCGAGGCCGCCGTCAAGATCTTGAAGTACGGCTGA